One genomic region from Calypte anna isolate BGI_N300 chromosome 17, bCalAnn1_v1.p, whole genome shotgun sequence encodes:
- the HDHD3 gene encoding haloacid dehalogenase-like hydrolase domain-containing protein 3 — protein sequence MLRLRLLTWDVKETLLRLRQPPGQSYAAEARAHGVRVEPEVLNRAFQEVYRAQSRLFPNYGQGRGLSSRQWWLEVVTQTFRRAGVRDERILTPVAEKLYRDFCSARNWEELPGARETLRMCCQRGFRMGVVSNFDNRLESILTQCQLRQHFDFVLTSEAVGFAKPDRRIFEQALRLGGVPPEEAAHIGDDYSRDYRAARAVGMHSFLLRAPGQGEEPEVPPEHILPTLSHLLELIEKG from the coding sequence ATGCTGCGGCTTCGCCTCCTGACCTGGGATGTGAAGGAGACGCTGCTGCGGCTGCGGCAGCCCCCGGGCCAGAGCTACGCGGCCGAGGCCCGGGCCCACGGGGTGCGGGTGGAACCGGAGGTTCTGAACCGGGCATTCCAGGAGGTTTACCGGGCCCAGAGCCGCCTCTTCCCCAACTACGGCCAAGGCCGTGGGCTGAGCTCCCGGCAGTGGTGGTTGGAGGTGGTGACCCAAACCTTCCGACGGGCGGGCGTGCGGGACGAGCGGATCCTGACGCCGGTGGCAGAAAAGCTTTACCGGGACTTCTGCAGCGCCCGCAACTGGGAGGAGCTGCCCGGAGCCAGAGAGACCCTGAGGATGTGCTGCCAGCGGGGGTTCCGCATGGGGGTTGTGTCCAACTTCGATAACCGGCTGGAAAGCATCCTCACGCAGTGCCAGCTCCGCCAGCACTTTGACTTCGTCCTCACCTCCGAGGCCGTGGGCTTTGCCAAGCCGGACAGGAGGATCTTCGAGCAAGCTCTGCGGCTCGGGGGGGTCCCCCCGGAGGAGGCGGCTCACATCGGGGATGATTACAGCCGGGATTACAGGGCTGCCCGAGCTGTGGGCATGCACAGCTTTCTGCTCCGGGCCCCTGGGCAGGGCGAGGAGCCGGAGGTGCCCCCCGAGCACATCCTGCCCACGCTCAGCCACCTCCTGGAGCTGATTGAGAAGGGGTAG
- the ALAD gene encoding delta-aminolevulinic acid dehydratase codes for MQADSLLHSGYFHPVLRSWQCTATTFDASNLIYPIFVTDSPDAVEPIPSLPGQARYGVNKLEGMLRPLVEDGLKCVLIFGVPSKVHKDERGSAADAESTPAIQAVRKICSTFPELLIACDVCLCPYTSHGHCGILREDGTIQNELSCQRLAEVALAYARAGCHIIAPSDMMDGRIAAMKKALISNDLGNKVSVMSYSAKFASCFYGPFRDAALSKPAFGDRRCYQLPPGARGLAMRAVDRDVREGADMLMVKPGMPYLDLVRDVKARHPTHPLAVYHVSGEFAMLWHGAQAGAFGLEPAVREAITAFRRAGADVIITYFAPQLLRWLKEEAAGRG; via the exons ATGCAGGCAGACTCCCTTCTTCACAGTGGTTATTTCCACCCTGTGCTACGCTCCTGGCAGTGTACAGCAACCACCTTTGATGCCTCCAACCTCATCTACCCCATCTTTGTCAC TGACAGCCCTGATGCTGTGGAGCCAATCCCCAGCCTGCCTGGACAAGCCAG GTATGGAGTCAACAAGCTGGAGGGGATGCTGCGTCCCCTCGTCGAGGACGGCCTGAAGTGTGTGCTCATCTTCGGGGTGCCCAGCAAGGTCCACAAG GACGAGAGAGGCTCTGCAGCTGATGCAGAGAGCACTCCTGCCATCCAGGCAGTCAGGAAGATCTGCTCcaccttcccagagctgctgataGCCTGTGATGTCTGCTTGTGCCCTTACACCTCCCACGGGCACTGCG GCATCCTGCGTGAGGATGGCACCATCCAGAACGAGCTCAGCTGCCAGCGTTTGGCAGAAGTGGCGTTGGCCTACGCCAGGGCAG GCTGCCACATCATTGCCCCCTCAGATATGATGGACGGGAGGATTGCAGCCATGAAGAAGGCACTGATCTCCAATGACTTGGGCAACAAG GTCTCTGTGATGAGCTACAGTGCCAAGTTTGCCTCCTGCTTCTACGGTCCTTTCAG ggatgctgctctaTCCAAACCTGCCTTTGGAGACAGGAGATGCTACCAGCTGCCCCCAGGTGCCAGGGGCCTGGCCATGCGTGCTGTG GACCGGGATGTGCGTGAGGGAGCGGACATGCTGATGGTGAAGCCCGGGATGCCCTATCTGGACCTCGTCAGGGACGTCAAGGCCCGA caccccactCACCCCCTGGCTGTGTACCACGTCTCGGGGGAGTTCGCCATGCTGTGGCACGGGGCACAGGCTGGTGCCTTCGGACTGGAACCCGCAGTCAGGGAGGCGATCACGGCATTCAGGCGCGCAG GCGCTGACGTCATCATTACGTACTTCGCGCCGCAGCTCCTGCGCTGGCTGAaggaggaggcggcggggcggggctgA
- the POLE3 gene encoding DNA polymerase epsilon subunit 3 — MAERPEDLNLPNAVITRIIKEALPDGVNISKEARSAISRAASVFVLYATSCANNFAMKGKRKTLNAGDVLSAMEEMEFQRFIAPLKESLEVYRREQKGKKEARKDKDKKADSEEQDKSREEENDDDDERMEEEEQNEEEEVDN; from the exons ATGGCGGAGAGACCGGAGGACCTGAACCTGCCCAACGCTGTCATCACCCGCATCATTAAGGAGGCG ctCCCTGATGGAGTCAATATTTCCAAAGAGGCTCGGAGCGCGATATCACGAGCAGCAAGTGTCTTTGTGCTTTATGCAACATCATG TGCCAACAACTTTGCCatgaaggggaagaggaaaacgTTGAATGCTGGTGATGTTCTCTCTGCCATGGAGGAAATGGAGTTCCAGAGATTCATAGCCCCTCTGAAAGAATCCCTGGAAG tttaCAGGCgggaacagaaaggaaagaaagaagcaaggaaAGACAAAGACAAGAAGGCAGACTCAGAGGAGCAAGATAAGAGCCGAGAAGAAGagaatgatgatgatgatgaaaggatggaggaagaagagcaaaatgaggaggaggaggtggacaACTGA